A single Plasmodium knowlesi strain H genome assembly, chromosome: 13 DNA region contains:
- a CDS encoding tRNA-dihydrouridine synthase, putative, giving the protein MKEEESDELVQKKEYEKTFWEQIGKPKHVLAPMVDLSELAFRLLCRNYNCHLAFTPMLHAKNFVEHEKYRKGYFQSCKKDEPVIAQFCGNNSKIILSAIEYIKNDVNAVDLNLGCPQQIAKKGNYGAFLLHKHDEVVNLVSDITNNCNIPITCKIRKIDQDYQKTLNLCYDLQSRNVKMITVHGRTKEEKGVNIKECDYEIIKIIKERLNIPIIANGSIEHFEDVQKCLNYTKADAVMCAEILLEKPYFFSNQNVHAVDIVNEYYDLFLQYESNPKYLKGHLFKMLYKYFQVHTDLRDLLNNCHSLDDYVNFRSILNERRTSGVLTESTLSWYRRYRKTQ; this is encoded by the coding sequence atgaaagaagaagaatcgGACGAACTTGTACAGAAAAAGGAGTATGAAAAAACGTTTTGGGAACAAATAGGAAAACCCAAGCATGTTTTAGCTCCCATGGTTGACTTGAGCGAATTAGCATTTCGATTGCTATGCAGAAATTACAACTGTCACTTGGCTTTTACCCCCATGTtacatgcaaaaaattttgtagagcatgaaaaatataggaaAGGTTATTTTCAAAGTTGCAAAAAAGATGAACCTGTAATTGCACAGTTCTGTGGGAACAAttcaaaaattattttaagcGCAATTGAGTATATTAAGAATGACGTGAACGCTGTTGATCTGAATTTAGGTTGTCCGCAGCAAATtgccaaaaagggaaattatgGAGCCTTCTTACTACATAAGCACGACGAAGTGGTGAACTTAGTGTCAGACATAACGAATAACTGCAACATCCCAATTACATGTAAGATTAGAAAAATTGACCAAGATTATCAGAAAACGTTAAACCTTTGTTATGATTTACAAAGTCGTAATGTCAAAATGATTACTGTTCATGGAAGgacaaaggaggaaaaaggcgTAAATATCAAAGAGTGTGATTatgaaattattaaaataatcAAGGAAAGATTAAACATCCCAATAATAGCTAATGGATCCATTGAACATTTTGAAGATGTACAAAAATGCCTAAATTATACTAAGGCTGACGCAGTTATGTGTGCAGAAATATTACTCGAAaaaccttattttttttcaaaccaAAATGTCCACGCAGTGGATATCGTGAATGAGTATTACGATTTGTTTTTACAATACGAGTCTAACCCAAAATATTTAAAGGGACATTTGTTCAAAATGTTATATAAGTATTTTCAAGTGCACACTGATTTGAGAGACTTACTGAATAATTGTCACTCCCTCGATGACTATGTAAACTTTCGTTCCATTTTGAACGAAAGAAGGACCAGCGGTGTCCTGACCGAGTCTACCCTCAGTTGGTACAGGAGATATAGGAAAACTCAATAG